In one window of Janthinobacterium sp. 1_2014MBL_MicDiv DNA:
- a CDS encoding protease inhibitor I9 family protein has product MPSKHWILAAIAGVSSMAGAAQADQHKPAQQARHAYIVQLTDAPLASYTGGVAGLAPTLVQGRRLNTGSEAARRYTAYLEERQRAVLALVAKAPVQYRYTVTLNGFAAMLTPDEVARLRASPDVAQVSLSTIEYTHGDGGNGNGRQQATPQDQR; this is encoded by the coding sequence ATGCCCTCGAAACACTGGATACTAGCCGCGATCGCCGGCGTAAGCAGCATGGCCGGCGCCGCGCAGGCGGACCAGCACAAACCGGCGCAGCAGGCGCGACACGCCTATATCGTGCAATTGACGGATGCGCCGCTGGCCTCGTACACGGGCGGCGTGGCGGGCCTGGCCCCCACCCTCGTCCAGGGCCGGCGCCTGAACACGGGCAGCGAGGCGGCGCGCCGCTACACGGCTTACCTGGAAGAGCGCCAGCGCGCCGTGCTGGCGCTGGTGGCCAAGGCCCCCGTGCAATACCGCTATACGGTGACCCTGAACGGCTTCGCGGCCATGCTGACACCGGACGAGGTGGCGCGCCTGAGAGCCAGCCCGGACGTGGCGCAGGTGTCGCTGAGCACCATCGAATACACGCACGGCGACGGCGGCAATGGCAATGGAAGGCAGCAGGCCACGCCGCAGGACCAGCGCTAG
- a CDS encoding LuxR C-terminal-related transcriptional regulator: MILLTGREQEYLLHAIVGAHGIAAPSDFFLWSQGPLQALLPHAILVCAQLGADGSVLRSEAWHSCVLDAAQLRDINDIRDGQVARLAQAWRAGGQKAAVIGQVLVHGNAAAGGGSFFALFALSSADAMRQTYMLELLLPCLHMHWLALQDSGRTSMAGPAASRAASARELEVLHWVREGKSNDEVGQILGISGATVKSHLQRIYKLLGVSNRMQAVSRGIALRLLSH; the protein is encoded by the coding sequence ATGATATTGCTGACGGGACGCGAACAGGAGTATCTGCTGCATGCCATCGTGGGCGCGCATGGCATCGCCGCGCCCAGCGATTTTTTCCTGTGGAGCCAGGGGCCGCTGCAAGCCTTGCTGCCGCACGCCATCCTCGTCTGCGCGCAGCTGGGCGCCGATGGGAGCGTGCTGCGCAGCGAGGCGTGGCACAGCTGCGTGCTCGATGCCGCGCAGTTGCGCGACATCAACGATATACGCGATGGCCAGGTGGCGCGCCTGGCGCAGGCCTGGCGCGCGGGCGGCCAGAAGGCGGCCGTCATCGGGCAGGTCTTGGTGCATGGCAATGCGGCGGCGGGGGGAGGCAGTTTTTTCGCCCTGTTCGCGCTGTCGTCGGCCGATGCAATGCGGCAAACCTACATGCTGGAATTGCTGCTGCCCTGCCTGCATATGCACTGGCTGGCGCTGCAGGACAGCGGGCGCACGTCCATGGCTGGCCCGGCCGCGTCGCGCGCGGCCAGCGCGCGCGAGCTGGAAGTGCTGCATTGGGTGCGCGAGGGAAAAAGCAACGATGAAGTAGGACAAATCCTCGGCATCAGCGGCGCCACCGTGAAAAGCCATTTGCAGCGCATCTATAAATTACTGGGCGTGAGCAACCGCATGCAAGCCGTGTCGCGCGGCATCGCGCTGCGCCTGCTCAGCCACTAG
- a CDS encoding winged helix-turn-helix domain-containing protein: protein MPGHILVLDPAPAMQALLAHNLTGAGYRVSCAPDARGALALLAAAAPDLLLLEWELPDASGIALLRQVRQDGLLCDLPIIMASARDSEHDKVLALESGADDYLCKPFGPREMLARVHALLRRRAPSALRGTAATALRLDPHTLRVTAGSVAVNLGRVEFKLLHFLMGHPGRVHSRAQLLDQVWGHAAYLDERTVDAHVGRLRQALQPGGCGHHIETVRGSGYRYLAADAAVCA, encoded by the coding sequence ATGCCTGGCCATATCCTGGTGCTGGACCCCGCGCCAGCCATGCAAGCGTTGCTGGCGCATAACCTGACGGGCGCCGGCTACCGCGTCAGCTGCGCCCCGGACGCGCGCGGTGCGCTGGCGCTGCTGGCGGCCGCTGCGCCGGACTTGCTGCTGCTGGAATGGGAATTGCCGGATGCTTCCGGCATCGCGCTGCTGCGCCAGGTGCGCCAGGATGGGCTGCTGTGCGACTTGCCCATCATCATGGCCAGTGCGCGCGACAGCGAGCACGACAAGGTGCTGGCGCTCGAGAGCGGCGCCGACGATTACCTGTGCAAACCCTTCGGTCCCCGTGAAATGCTGGCCCGCGTGCATGCGCTGCTGCGCCGGCGCGCGCCCTCGGCCCTGCGCGGCACGGCGGCCACCGCCTTGCGCCTCGATCCGCACACCTTGCGCGTGACGGCAGGCAGCGTGGCCGTCAACCTGGGGCGCGTGGAATTCAAGCTGCTGCATTTCCTCATGGGCCATCCGGGCCGCGTGCATAGCCGCGCGCAACTGCTGGACCAGGTATGGGGCCATGCCGCCTACCTCGACGAGCGCACGGTGGATGCCCATGTGGGGCGCTTGCGGCAAGCGTTGCAGCCGGGCGGCTGCGGCCACCATATCGAAACCGTGCGCGGCAGCGGTTACCGCTACCTGGCAGCCGATGCGGCTGTCTGCGCATGA
- a CDS encoding NF038129 family PEP-CTERM protein, with product MFASTLNLTLCRAVLAALLAGSSSVALADPLGYHVEIDTSQFSGAGFLDFAFIAGNSPAPGATATLSQFTGAFGALETQEGSVTGSAPGTLTFGNSSAYNDWFQNVTLGGKFAFNIVFGGDFLNTAGNAGTTFGVGLLDATATSYLGNVNGNLLQFELTPLNGGLPASIAGSTYASIASISAVPEASEWMMLTGGLALIGFALRRRRAVTPA from the coding sequence ATGTTTGCATCGACACTCAACCTTACCCTGTGCCGCGCCGTGCTGGCCGCCTTGCTTGCCGGCAGCTCCAGCGTGGCGCTGGCCGATCCGCTCGGCTACCACGTGGAAATCGACACGAGCCAGTTCTCGGGCGCCGGTTTCCTCGACTTCGCCTTCATCGCCGGCAACAGCCCCGCACCGGGCGCGACCGCGACCCTGAGCCAGTTCACGGGCGCCTTTGGCGCGCTGGAAACGCAGGAGGGCAGCGTCACCGGCAGCGCGCCGGGGACCTTGACCTTCGGCAATAGCAGCGCCTACAACGACTGGTTCCAGAACGTGACGCTGGGCGGCAAGTTCGCCTTCAATATCGTCTTTGGCGGCGACTTCCTGAACACGGCAGGCAATGCGGGCACGACCTTCGGCGTGGGCTTGCTCGACGCCACGGCCACGTCTTACCTGGGCAACGTGAATGGCAACCTGCTGCAATTCGAACTGACGCCGCTGAACGGTGGCTTGCCAGCGAGCATAGCCGGCAGCACGTATGCGAGCATCGCGTCGATCTCGGCCGTGCCGGAAGCGTCGGAATGGATGATGCTGACGGGCGGCCTGGCGCTGATCGGTTTCGCCTTGCGCCGGCGCCGGGCGGTGACGCCAGCCTAA
- a CDS encoding ExeM/NucH family extracellular endonuclease — MHTSFSPLRAPLRLTVMAALLAGLSVPALAASDIVISQVYGGGGNSGALYTNDFIEIFNRGASPVNVNNWSVQYASAAGTTWAVTALPAIDLQPGQYLLVQQAKGAGGTAALPTPDATGSLAMSGTAGKVLLSNSKTAQSGASPTGAAVIDLVGFGTANGYEGNVAPAPSNTLSISRANGGCGDTDDNGADFSSGSVTPRNTASERHVCGGPVVHQIITSCPASLALAAGNGGNAVLRASDIDGVVNAAILTSPAVAGISLAGFSAAGVAGESASVSLLVAAGVPVGNYPVVVQFGNDQQQTAACRIDVAVQGLAAVSHTIPQIQGSGATSPYANSVQTTEGVVTLKVGTGFFLQDAAGDGDPSTSDGIFVYTGANTTTVQPGELVRVTGTVFEYTPSGAKNSYTEFKDVTAILTQSAGHSVVPANVTLPNDNLGAVEGMLVRFTQPLTVSQNAYLGARGELTLSAGRREVPTNRHPAGSAEAQALIAANANNLIVLDDGIFVAPPTIPYIGQDGTVRSGDTVSDLTGVVDFGAIGGGGAAYKLQPTQTPQFSRDNPRAGAPELAAGNVKVASANVLNFFTTFTNGNNVFGQTGQGCTVGSSTTKSNCRGADNLAEFVRQRDKIVAELKAIDADVVGLMEIQNNGETAVTYLVEQLNAAIGGVTYAVVPKPAATGTDAIRVAMIYKPAKLGLVGGALSDANAINNRPPMAQTFRAGNGEKFSLIVNHLKSKGSCPSGGGLDADQNDSQSCWNATRVQQAQRLVGSFVPQVAAAAGDADVLVIGDLNSYGAEDPIQVITGAGFVNELERFVRPSGMPYSYVFGGQSGYLDHALASASLSPQVAGVAEWHVNADEPEVIDYNIDSAKPQDLYNALPYRASDHDPVVISLDLQPAYRDITAGVAQVSSGLTFNRVTQKYTGTFSFTNTGTAAINGPFQVVFGGLPAGVTLANATGSHAGAAYVSVNAASLAPGATASFAVSFTNPSKVTINYSASIFAGNF, encoded by the coding sequence ATGCACACCTCGTTCTCCCCCTTGCGCGCGCCCCTGCGCCTGACCGTCATGGCCGCCTTGCTGGCCGGCCTGTCCGTGCCGGCCCTGGCCGCTTCCGATATCGTCATCAGCCAGGTCTATGGCGGCGGCGGCAATAGCGGCGCCTTGTATACCAACGACTTCATCGAAATTTTCAACCGCGGCGCCAGCCCCGTGAATGTGAACAACTGGAGCGTGCAGTACGCGTCCGCCGCGGGCACCACCTGGGCCGTGACGGCTTTGCCGGCTATCGACTTGCAACCTGGCCAGTATTTGCTGGTCCAGCAAGCCAAGGGGGCGGGGGGGACGGCAGCGCTGCCGACGCCGGACGCCACCGGCAGCCTGGCGATGTCGGGCACGGCGGGCAAGGTGCTGCTCAGCAATAGCAAGACGGCGCAATCGGGCGCCAGCCCGACGGGTGCGGCCGTCATCGACCTGGTCGGCTTCGGCACGGCCAACGGTTACGAGGGCAATGTGGCGCCCGCGCCATCGAATACGCTGTCGATTTCGCGCGCCAATGGCGGCTGCGGCGACACGGACGACAACGGTGCCGACTTTAGCAGTGGCAGTGTGACGCCGCGCAATACGGCATCCGAACGCCACGTCTGCGGCGGCCCCGTGGTGCACCAGATCATCACCAGCTGCCCGGCCAGCCTGGCGCTGGCCGCAGGCAATGGCGGCAACGCCGTGCTGCGCGCGTCCGACATCGATGGCGTCGTCAATGCCGCCATCCTGACTTCGCCGGCCGTGGCCGGCATCAGCCTGGCCGGTTTCAGCGCCGCCGGCGTGGCCGGCGAGAGCGCCAGCGTCAGCCTGCTGGTGGCAGCGGGCGTACCGGTGGGCAACTATCCCGTCGTCGTGCAGTTCGGCAACGACCAGCAGCAGACGGCTGCGTGCCGGATCGACGTGGCCGTGCAGGGACTGGCGGCCGTCAGCCACACGATTCCGCAAATCCAGGGCAGCGGCGCCACCAGCCCGTACGCCAATTCCGTGCAGACGACGGAGGGCGTGGTCACCCTGAAAGTGGGCACTGGCTTCTTCCTCCAGGATGCGGCCGGCGATGGCGATCCATCGACTTCGGACGGCATCTTTGTCTACACCGGCGCGAACACCACCACCGTGCAGCCGGGCGAGCTGGTGCGCGTGACGGGCACGGTCTTCGAATATACGCCGTCGGGCGCAAAGAATTCCTACACGGAATTCAAGGACGTGACGGCCATCCTCACGCAAAGCGCGGGCCACAGCGTCGTGCCGGCGAATGTAACTTTGCCAAACGACAACTTGGGCGCCGTGGAAGGCATGCTGGTGCGCTTCACGCAGCCGTTGACCGTGTCGCAAAACGCCTACCTGGGCGCGCGCGGCGAGCTGACCCTGTCGGCAGGACGGCGCGAAGTGCCGACCAACCGCCATCCGGCCGGTTCCGCCGAGGCGCAAGCCTTGATCGCGGCCAATGCGAACAACCTGATCGTGCTCGATGATGGCATCTTTGTCGCACCGCCGACGATACCGTATATCGGCCAGGATGGCACCGTGCGCAGCGGCGACACGGTATCCGACCTGACGGGCGTGGTCGATTTTGGCGCCATCGGCGGTGGCGGCGCCGCCTATAAACTGCAGCCGACGCAAACGCCGCAGTTCTCGCGCGACAATCCGCGCGCCGGCGCGCCGGAATTGGCCGCAGGTAACGTGAAAGTGGCGAGCGCCAACGTGCTGAACTTCTTCACGACCTTTACGAATGGCAACAACGTGTTTGGCCAGACGGGGCAGGGCTGCACCGTCGGTTCGTCGACCACGAAGAGCAATTGCCGCGGCGCCGACAACCTGGCCGAGTTCGTGCGCCAGCGCGACAAGATCGTGGCCGAGCTGAAAGCCATCGACGCGGACGTGGTGGGCTTGATGGAAATCCAGAACAATGGCGAGACGGCCGTCACCTACCTGGTCGAGCAGCTGAACGCGGCCATCGGCGGCGTCACGTACGCGGTGGTGCCGAAGCCGGCCGCCACGGGCACGGACGCCATCCGCGTGGCGATGATCTACAAGCCTGCCAAGCTGGGCCTGGTGGGCGGCGCCCTGTCGGACGCGAATGCCATCAACAACCGTCCGCCGATGGCGCAAACTTTCCGCGCCGGCAATGGCGAGAAATTCTCGCTGATCGTCAACCATCTGAAATCGAAGGGCAGCTGCCCGTCCGGCGGCGGTCTTGATGCGGATCAAAACGACAGCCAGAGCTGCTGGAACGCCACGCGCGTGCAGCAAGCGCAGCGCCTGGTGGGCAGCTTCGTGCCGCAGGTGGCCGCTGCGGCCGGCGACGCCGACGTGCTGGTCATCGGCGACCTCAACTCGTATGGCGCGGAAGACCCGATCCAGGTCATCACGGGCGCCGGCTTCGTCAATGAGCTCGAGCGCTTCGTGCGGCCGTCCGGCATGCCGTACTCGTACGTGTTCGGCGGCCAGAGCGGCTACCTCGACCATGCCCTGGCCAGTGCTTCGCTGAGCCCGCAAGTAGCTGGCGTGGCCGAATGGCATGTGAATGCGGACGAGCCGGAAGTGATCGACTACAACATCGATTCGGCCAAGCCGCAAGACTTGTACAACGCCTTGCCGTACCGCGCCTCGGACCACGATCCCGTCGTCATCAGCCTGGACCTGCAGCCTGCCTACCGCGACATCACGGCCGGCGTGGCGCAGGTCAGCTCGGGCTTGACCTTCAACCGCGTGACGCAAAAGTACACGGGCACCTTCTCCTTCACCAACACGGGCACGGCCGCCATCAACGGGCCATTCCAGGTCGTGTTCGGCGGCTTGCCGGCCGGCGTGACCCTGGCCAACGCCACGGGCAGCCATGCGGGCGCGGCGTATGTCAGCGTCAACGCGGCCAGCCTGGCGCCTGGCGCGACGGCCTCGTTTGCCGTCAGCTTCACTAACCCGTCGAAAGTGACGATCAATTACTCGGCCAGCATCTTTGCCGGCAACTTCTAA
- a CDS encoding PEP-CTERM sorting domain-containing protein — protein MFKPSKQYSVLCAAMAAALFMSAGMAQAQSTAPQANADSKRCEAGNADGGGKGAEFNPDSSSSACSLANGFVNFGTRSNDGVGSTPEFGTGESDQVLRAPAFSGNNHRLANALGQPADAGYAGSASLLSSTGEHHFGSRDFVYAQEEPAIEGRGYHAGRGLPAGDVYEPLLVSSGGGIAPPAGGGGIGGGGAGGGFDRSGGGTIDTGGNGVVVPPIPPVPEPETYVMLLAGLGLLSWIGRRRNGKA, from the coding sequence ATGTTCAAACCAAGCAAGCAATATTCCGTTCTCTGCGCCGCCATGGCGGCAGCCCTGTTCATGTCGGCAGGGATGGCCCAGGCGCAAAGCACGGCGCCCCAGGCCAATGCGGACAGCAAGCGCTGCGAAGCGGGCAATGCGGATGGCGGTGGCAAGGGCGCCGAATTCAACCCCGACAGTTCAAGCAGCGCCTGCAGCCTGGCGAATGGTTTCGTCAACTTTGGCACGCGCAGCAATGACGGTGTCGGCTCGACGCCCGAATTCGGCACGGGCGAGTCCGACCAGGTATTGCGCGCGCCGGCATTTTCCGGCAATAACCATCGCCTGGCCAACGCCCTGGGCCAGCCTGCCGATGCAGGCTACGCCGGCAGCGCCAGCCTGCTGAGCAGCACCGGCGAACACCATTTCGGCAGCCGCGACTTCGTGTATGCGCAGGAAGAACCGGCCATCGAGGGCCGCGGCTATCACGCTGGCCGCGGCCTGCCCGCCGGCGACGTGTATGAGCCATTGCTGGTCTCGTCGGGCGGCGGCATCGCGCCACCGGCCGGTGGCGGCGGCATCGGCGGCGGCGGCGCTGGCGGCGGCTTCGACCGCAGTGGCGGCGGCACGATCGACACGGGCGGCAATGGCGTCGTGGTGCCGCCGATTCCTCCCGTGCCGGAACCGGAAACCTATGTGATGCTGCTGGCAGGCTTGGGACTGCTGAGCTGGATCGGCCGCCGACGCAACGGCAAGGCATAA
- a CDS encoding TIGR03790 family protein, producing MRISLCLSLALLASSAHGAEPAAAPGLQPSQLAIVINDAEPNSIEVGEYYRQAHAIPAANVVHVHIPNRPRKLSMDQFAQLKERIDSQLKPGIQAVLMVWSAPYAVECNSITSAFTLGYDGGQCAKSCGAGKASTYFNSNTGQPFSQLGLRLSMLLPIDFVEEAKAVVDRGTASGFAVPAASAYYLNTSEGARNSRAAFFPPAGMVRQRKLTIKNMKADVLEGAQDIMVYQTGMAKVDKLDTLRFLPGALADHLTSFGGDLQGTAQMSSQRWLEAGATASYGTVSEPCNYWQKFPNPTVLLRRYLSGMTALEAYWGSVAWPAQGLFIGDPLAAPYASFRR from the coding sequence TTGCGTATTTCACTCTGTCTGTCGCTGGCATTGCTGGCCAGTAGCGCCCATGGCGCCGAACCTGCCGCCGCGCCCGGCTTGCAGCCGTCACAATTGGCCATCGTCATCAATGATGCAGAGCCGAACAGTATCGAGGTAGGCGAATATTACCGCCAGGCGCACGCCATTCCTGCCGCCAATGTCGTGCATGTGCATATCCCGAACCGGCCGCGCAAGCTGAGCATGGACCAGTTCGCACAACTGAAGGAGCGCATCGACAGCCAGCTGAAGCCGGGCATCCAGGCCGTGCTGATGGTGTGGAGCGCGCCGTATGCGGTCGAGTGCAATTCGATCACGTCGGCCTTTACCTTGGGATATGACGGCGGACAGTGCGCGAAGAGCTGCGGCGCCGGCAAGGCCAGCACCTACTTCAACAGCAATACGGGCCAGCCCTTCAGCCAGCTGGGCCTGCGTCTGTCGATGTTGCTGCCCATCGATTTTGTCGAAGAGGCCAAGGCGGTCGTCGACCGCGGCACCGCCAGCGGTTTTGCCGTGCCGGCCGCCAGCGCCTATTACCTGAACACGAGTGAAGGCGCGCGCAACAGCCGCGCGGCATTTTTCCCGCCTGCCGGGATGGTGCGCCAGCGCAAGCTGACGATCAAGAACATGAAGGCCGATGTGCTGGAAGGCGCACAGGACATCATGGTGTACCAGACGGGCATGGCGAAGGTGGACAAGCTCGACACCTTGCGCTTCCTGCCGGGCGCCCTGGCCGACCATCTGACCTCGTTCGGCGGCGATTTGCAGGGCACGGCGCAGATGAGCAGCCAGCGTTGGCTGGAGGCGGGCGCGACCGCCAGTTATGGCACCGTCAGCGAGCCCTGCAATTATTGGCAGAAATTTCCCAATCCCACGGTGCTGCTGCGCCGCTACCTGAGCGGCATGACGGCGCTCGAAGCGTACTGGGGCAGCGTCGCCTGGCCCGCCCAGGGCTTGTTCATCGGCGACCCCCTGGCGGCGCCCTACGCCAGCTTCCGTCGCTGA
- a CDS encoding FxDxF family PEP-CTERM protein, with protein sequence MNKILKSLFLAIMLAGSSLGAQAAPVDISHAPVDLTQDLLDYSGSNLFGSFTLAPGQLAGAEHNFFSDKFLFTLTGSNDFSGLATSLKPSLNSGLTLTGFSLKNAGGIVLQGALDLVNFTASDQAWVLSSSAAPLSAGDYFLEVNGYVASAAGGSYSGNVSVNPVPEPETYAMLLAGLGLVGFMARRRKQQA encoded by the coding sequence ATGAACAAAATTCTCAAATCCCTGTTCCTGGCGATCATGCTGGCCGGCAGCAGCCTGGGCGCGCAAGCGGCCCCCGTCGACATCAGCCACGCGCCCGTCGACCTGACGCAGGACTTGCTCGATTATTCGGGCAGCAACCTGTTCGGTTCGTTTACGCTGGCGCCGGGCCAGTTGGCAGGCGCCGAGCACAACTTCTTCAGCGACAAGTTCCTGTTTACCTTGACGGGTAGCAATGATTTCAGCGGCCTGGCCACTTCCCTGAAGCCGAGCCTGAACTCGGGCCTGACCTTGACGGGCTTCAGCCTGAAAAACGCCGGCGGCATCGTCTTGCAAGGCGCGCTGGACCTGGTGAACTTCACGGCGTCGGACCAGGCCTGGGTCCTGTCATCCAGCGCGGCGCCCCTGAGCGCTGGCGATTACTTCCTGGAAGTCAATGGCTACGTGGCTTCGGCCGCCGGCGGCAGCTATAGCGGCAACGTGTCGGTCAATCCCGTGCCGGAACCGGAAACCTATGCCATGCTGCTGGCAGGCCTGGGTCTCGTGGGCTTCATGGCGCGCCGCCGCAAGCAGCAGGCGTGA
- a CDS encoding FxDxF family PEP-CTERM protein produces the protein MKKHICSVVATVAFAGAALFSQAAAAAVVDISSVPTAVTLANGGSLTFGDKFKSGNKDNFFNDHFTFNVAQLSNVNLVVTSTSTSAANGLNLTGLGLYDSANHSLLQGAQVLTGKDDKWTLSFANLAAGSYYVKVSGNLVSGAGATFSGNGSLVSAVPEPASYGMLLGGLGLLGFLARRRQKSA, from the coding sequence ATGAAGAAACATATTTGCTCAGTCGTGGCCACCGTGGCATTTGCCGGTGCCGCCCTGTTTTCCCAGGCCGCCGCAGCCGCCGTCGTCGACATCAGCTCCGTGCCGACGGCCGTGACGCTGGCGAATGGCGGATCGCTGACCTTTGGCGACAAGTTTAAATCCGGCAACAAAGACAACTTTTTCAACGATCATTTCACGTTCAACGTGGCGCAGCTCAGCAATGTGAACCTGGTGGTGACGTCGACCAGCACGAGCGCGGCGAATGGCTTGAACCTGACGGGCCTGGGCCTGTACGACAGCGCCAACCACAGCCTGCTGCAGGGTGCGCAGGTATTGACGGGCAAGGATGACAAGTGGACCTTGTCCTTTGCCAACCTGGCAGCCGGTTCTTATTACGTCAAGGTCAGCGGCAACCTCGTTTCGGGTGCGGGCGCTACCTTCAGCGGCAATGGCAGCCTGGTGTCGGCCGTGCCGGAACCGGCAAGCTACGGCATGCTGCTGGGCGGCCTGGGCCTGCTGGGCTTCCTGGCGCGCCGTCGCCAGAAGTCTGCCTGA
- a CDS encoding DapH/DapD/GlmU-related protein codes for MFLPFCKLLHRYAASRAGVDFPWKAQIGAGFSLTHGWGMVMSPGAVLGRNVTLFHGVTLGRSDRIAKDGQRITGYPTLEDEVWVGPHAIITGGITIGRGSRIGGGAVVTEDIPPYSIVVGNPGKVVKSGCTPDVMHRVP; via the coding sequence ATGTTCTTGCCCTTTTGCAAGCTGCTGCATCGCTACGCGGCCAGCCGGGCGGGCGTGGACTTCCCGTGGAAGGCGCAGATCGGCGCCGGCTTTTCCCTCACCCACGGCTGGGGCATGGTCATGAGTCCGGGCGCCGTCCTTGGCCGCAATGTCACACTGTTCCATGGCGTCACGCTGGGCCGCAGCGACCGCATTGCCAAGGATGGCCAGCGCATCACCGGTTACCCGACTCTGGAAGACGAGGTGTGGGTCGGCCCGCACGCCATCATCACGGGCGGCATCACCATCGGGCGCGGCAGCCGCATTGGCGGCGGCGCCGTCGTCACGGAAGACATCCCGCCGTATTCCATCGTCGTGGGCAACCCTGGCAAGGTCGTCAAGAGCGGCTGCACGCCGGATGTGATGCACCGCGTGCCCTGA
- a CDS encoding mannose-1-phosphate guanylyltransferase/mannose-6-phosphate isomerase: MNIYPVILSGGSGSRLWPLSRQALPKQLLPLVSSQTLLQETVLRVRDLGAVGLTVMPPLLVCGNEHRFMVAEQLRQIGVAPLAILLEPLGRNTAPAMAAAAQYLLARDADALMLVLPADHLIGDVAAFHRAIAQAAPLAAAGALATFGIVPTAAETGYGYILAGAAVPGSAQGRQVERFVEKPDLPTARALLADERYLWNSGMFLMRAAACLGELQALEPAMLADCELAVAHGCRDLDFFRLEPAAFARCRSVSIDHAVMEHTQRAVVVPAAIGWSDIGSWSALWQALPGDEHGNVVRGDAYLDGAHNCLVRAGSRMLAVLGVDDLVVVETDDAVLVAHRDQVQRVRQVVEHLERHARTEHVQHRLVYRPWGSYEGIDMGERFQVKRIVVNPGGQLSLQMHHHRAEHWVVVRGTARVTCGETVKLLTENESTYIPIGMTHRLENPGKLPLHLIEVQTGSYLGEDDIVRYADAYQRA, from the coding sequence ATGAACATCTATCCAGTGATCTTGTCGGGAGGCTCCGGTAGCCGTCTATGGCCGCTGTCGCGCCAGGCGCTGCCCAAGCAATTGTTGCCGCTGGTATCGAGCCAGACCCTGCTGCAGGAAACCGTGCTGCGCGTGCGCGACCTGGGCGCCGTCGGGCTGACGGTCATGCCGCCGCTGCTGGTGTGCGGCAACGAGCACCGTTTCATGGTGGCAGAACAGCTGCGCCAGATCGGCGTGGCGCCGCTGGCCATCCTGCTGGAACCGCTGGGGCGCAACACGGCGCCGGCCATGGCGGCCGCCGCGCAGTATCTGCTGGCGCGCGATGCCGATGCCCTGATGCTGGTCTTGCCCGCCGATCACCTGATCGGCGACGTGGCCGCGTTTCACCGGGCGATCGCGCAGGCCGCGCCGCTGGCGGCCGCGGGCGCCCTGGCCACGTTCGGCATCGTGCCGACCGCCGCCGAAACGGGTTACGGCTATATCCTGGCCGGCGCCGCGGTGCCCGGCTCGGCGCAAGGGCGGCAGGTCGAGCGCTTCGTGGAAAAGCCGGACTTGCCCACGGCCCGCGCCTTGCTCGCCGATGAGCGCTACCTGTGGAACAGCGGCATGTTCCTTATGCGCGCCGCCGCCTGCCTCGGCGAGTTGCAGGCGCTGGAACCGGCCATGCTGGCCGATTGCGAGCTGGCCGTCGCGCACGGCTGTCGCGACCTCGACTTTTTCCGCCTGGAGCCGGCCGCCTTTGCCCGCTGCCGCAGCGTCTCGATCGACCATGCCGTGATGGAGCACACGCAGCGGGCCGTCGTCGTGCCGGCCGCCATCGGCTGGAGCGATATCGGCTCCTGGTCGGCCCTGTGGCAAGCCTTGCCAGGCGATGAGCATGGCAATGTCGTGCGCGGCGATGCCTATCTCGATGGCGCGCACAATTGCCTGGTACGGGCCGGCAGCCGCATGCTGGCCGTGCTCGGGGTGGACGACCTGGTGGTCGTCGAGACCGATGATGCCGTGCTGGTCGCGCACCGCGATCAGGTGCAGCGCGTGCGGCAGGTGGTCGAGCACCTGGAGCGGCATGCGCGCACCGAGCATGTCCAGCACCGCCTCGTGTACCGCCCCTGGGGCAGCTACGAAGGCATCGACATGGGCGAGCGCTTCCAGGTCAAGCGCATCGTCGTCAATCCCGGCGGGCAGCTGTCGCTGCAGATGCACCATCACCGCGCCGAACACTGGGTGGTCGTGCGCGGCACGGCCCGCGTCACCTGCGGCGAGACCGTCAAATTACTGACGGAAAACGAATCCACTTACATTCCCATCGGCATGACGCATCGCCTGGAAAACCCGGGCAAGCTGCCGCTGCACCTGATCGAGGTGCAGACGGGCAGCTATCTGGGGGAAGACGATATCGTGCGCTACGCCGACGCCTACCAGCGCGCCTGA